The proteins below are encoded in one region of Fibrobacter sp. UWR2:
- a CDS encoding DUF4832 domain-containing protein, producing MVKKYLAGAAPVITTAALATGMLAAMSFAADRSVALNKEIETLEPMKGIVFWPDQAKDQKDLQKSISLEFSYCLPCAVVTGKTDGKINYDWSSFEKMLDDIASRGHQAIVRFRIEYPSATITNASGCTEKVKGATAVPNYIKANKSYTETYSEDPGGDGPTYYADWRSEELKWFYKQFYTDFAAKYDKDPRIAFVQAGFGHWAEYHIYGTTLKLDTNFAGKDYQSEFLRHLDTLFAETPWSISIDAADKKYTPIAGNKTLLGLKFGLFDDSFMHKEHDIAQGDGDNEKNWQAIGENRWQTSPAGGEISYYEDKDQHEFLNPAGLYGVTWEDAAAKYHMTYVIGNDAPEGQYATKDRVYEASSYAGYKFEITGYAVNKVSAAVRVKNVGIAPLYHNAYVTVKGVRSKTSLKGLLPGKEATYTVAGLEIGDSESPEVTITGDKLLKDATIPYKAKLDGSADVIEGLVDENGTTAIAGARILSPDKDNLDKTRTNKLTDLKGRNVPGKAAHGAYYKVKAK from the coding sequence ATGGTGAAAAAATATCTCGCGGGCGCCGCCCCCGTTATCACAACTGCGGCATTGGCAACAGGCATGCTTGCCGCAATGTCATTCGCGGCGGACCGTTCCGTCGCCCTCAACAAAGAAATCGAGACGCTCGAACCCATGAAGGGAATCGTGTTCTGGCCCGACCAGGCAAAAGACCAGAAGGACCTTCAAAAATCCATCTCGCTCGAATTCTCGTACTGCCTCCCCTGCGCCGTGGTGACAGGCAAGACCGACGGCAAAATCAACTACGACTGGAGCAGTTTCGAGAAGATGCTCGACGACATCGCGAGCCGCGGGCACCAGGCTATCGTGCGGTTCCGCATCGAGTACCCGAGCGCAACCATCACGAACGCATCGGGCTGCACCGAGAAGGTAAAGGGCGCCACCGCAGTCCCCAACTACATCAAGGCGAACAAGTCCTACACCGAGACATATTCCGAAGACCCGGGCGGCGACGGCCCCACCTACTACGCCGACTGGAGAAGCGAAGAACTCAAGTGGTTCTACAAGCAGTTCTACACCGACTTCGCGGCCAAATACGATAAGGATCCGCGCATCGCCTTCGTGCAGGCCGGTTTCGGGCACTGGGCCGAATACCACATATACGGCACGACGCTCAAGCTGGACACGAACTTCGCCGGCAAGGATTACCAGAGCGAATTCCTCAGGCATCTTGACACACTGTTTGCAGAGACTCCCTGGAGCATCTCCATTGACGCCGCCGACAAGAAATACACACCTATCGCAGGGAACAAGACCCTACTCGGGCTCAAATTCGGGCTGTTCGACGACTCCTTCATGCACAAGGAGCACGATATTGCGCAGGGTGACGGCGACAACGAGAAAAACTGGCAGGCCATCGGCGAAAACCGCTGGCAAACATCGCCCGCCGGCGGTGAAATCAGCTACTACGAAGACAAGGACCAGCACGAATTCCTGAACCCGGCAGGCCTCTACGGCGTCACCTGGGAAGATGCAGCCGCCAAGTACCACATGACGTACGTGATCGGCAACGACGCGCCCGAAGGCCAGTACGCCACCAAGGACCGCGTGTACGAGGCCAGTTCCTATGCGGGCTACAAGTTCGAAATCACGGGCTACGCAGTCAACAAGGTTTCGGCCGCCGTCCGCGTGAAGAATGTCGGCATCGCGCCGCTGTACCACAACGCCTACGTGACCGTGAAGGGAGTGCGCAGCAAGACTTCGCTCAAGGGACTTTTGCCCGGCAAAGAAGCCACCTACACCGTCGCAGGTCTCGAAATCGGCGACAGCGAATCGCCCGAAGTGACCATTACCGGCGACAAACTTCTGAAAGACGCGACCATCCCCTACAAGGCAAAACTCGACGGGAGCGCAGATGTCATCGAAGGGCTCGTCGACGAGAACGGAACCACAGCCATCGCGGGTGCGCGCATTTTAAGCCCCGACAAAGACAATCTCGACAAAACACGCACCAACAAGCTGACCGACCTCAAGGGCCGCAACGTTCCGGGCAAGGCCGCACACGGAGCGTATTACAAGGTCAAGGCGAAATAG
- a CDS encoding TlpA disulfide reductase family protein, whose amino-acid sequence MKKLFVALFAIVTFFSTSAFAADSQKLPLPEAMKDSLPWFAVRELQNDNAPFTRVHLQRLAQKNDRVALVYFATWCIPCRAGIKQVVAHQAEIEKAGTAIVLVNVGERETAKVKNFLTKLSADKIASVTDPYGRLTEGFGLVKEGQNISLPRTIVVDKSLKVLQLIGEEGDDYIKLLMGK is encoded by the coding sequence ATGAAAAAGCTTTTTGTCGCACTCTTTGCGATTGTCACATTCTTTTCTACTAGTGCTTTTGCCGCTGATTCGCAGAAACTTCCGTTACCCGAGGCCATGAAGGATTCGCTCCCGTGGTTTGCTGTACGTGAATTGCAGAATGACAATGCTCCGTTTACGCGAGTGCACCTGCAGCGCCTAGCCCAAAAAAATGACCGTGTGGCGCTGGTCTATTTTGCTACATGGTGTATCCCGTGTCGTGCGGGTATAAAGCAGGTTGTTGCGCACCAGGCAGAAATCGAGAAGGCGGGGACGGCGATTGTGCTCGTGAATGTGGGGGAGCGCGAGACGGCCAAGGTAAAGAATTTTCTTACTAAACTCTCTGCTGATAAAATCGCGTCCGTTACTGACCCTTATGGCCGCTTGACTGAAGGCTTTGGGCTTGTAAAGGAAGGCCAGAATATTTCCCTTCCGCGCACAATTGTTGTTGACAAGTCCCTGAAGGTCCTGCAGTTGATTGGCGAAGAAGGAGATGATTATATCAAGCTCCTTATGGGGAAGTAA
- a CDS encoding FISUMP domain-containing protein, translating to MRKLLPVFLLWISPFLVLLAVVAACSENEKYLAHGTTEEENAQNITDTVAYMKILSTWESEPVDSSKVVMEGDSSISWYEVNFDSDGERYYAFAPADSGADSSSIYIYKKQNAVRLSLSLGETKKTLTQILSRDSLYAVTTDRLDNSYAEDDESACRADFDAFAEDCEKADGEFVDQLGQESCTELHLVCTRRFIAKVVAEEYLANLAANLKKRGEEELGINSTKDTTAKKMGLEGKVPWQYLNADIEYGEVVDERDGQVYKTVQMDSAVWMAENLNYADSNATPSLLGKSWCYGNEADSCTKYGRLYTWAAAIDSVAIANDPENPLTCGNGTYCKDLEKVQGICMDGWHLPTTKEMHDVEDQASALLPKVEVVDEGEPDRVSNMLRSATAWPYGSDIFGFSLLPGGYYLFDSDEFKNAGEKAFFWSLDYAEEYAWMFIMYDDYTSWATGTHISVNEKYMYAISVRCVKD from the coding sequence ATGCGCAAGTTGCTACCCGTATTTCTTCTGTGGATTTCTCCGTTTTTGGTTCTTTTGGCTGTTGTTGCGGCGTGTTCCGAAAACGAGAAGTATCTTGCGCATGGCACGACCGAAGAGGAAAACGCGCAGAATATCACGGATACCGTTGCCTACATGAAGATCCTGTCGACGTGGGAGTCCGAGCCTGTCGATTCTTCGAAGGTTGTGATGGAAGGCGATTCGTCCATATCGTGGTACGAGGTGAACTTTGACTCGGATGGAGAACGGTATTACGCCTTTGCGCCTGCAGATTCCGGTGCGGATTCTTCGAGTATCTACATCTACAAGAAACAGAATGCCGTCCGGCTTTCGCTCTCCTTGGGTGAAACGAAAAAGACGCTGACCCAGATTCTGTCGCGAGATTCCCTGTACGCCGTGACCACGGATAGGCTTGACAACAGTTATGCGGAAGACGATGAATCGGCCTGTAGGGCGGACTTCGATGCGTTTGCGGAGGATTGTGAAAAGGCTGATGGTGAATTTGTGGACCAGCTCGGGCAAGAATCGTGTACGGAACTTCACCTGGTATGCACGCGCAGGTTTATCGCGAAGGTTGTCGCCGAAGAATACCTGGCTAATTTGGCTGCGAACTTGAAAAAGCGTGGCGAAGAAGAGTTGGGAATCAATTCGACGAAGGATACGACTGCGAAAAAGATGGGCCTGGAAGGGAAGGTGCCTTGGCAGTACCTGAATGCCGATATCGAGTATGGCGAAGTCGTGGACGAGCGCGACGGACAAGTTTACAAGACGGTGCAGATGGATTCTGCGGTGTGGATGGCAGAAAATCTAAACTATGCGGATAGCAATGCGACGCCGAGCCTGCTTGGCAAAAGCTGGTGTTATGGTAACGAGGCGGATAGCTGTACCAAGTACGGCAGGCTTTACACGTGGGCTGCCGCGATTGACTCGGTCGCTATTGCGAATGACCCGGAAAATCCGCTCACATGCGGCAACGGAACGTATTGCAAGGATTTAGAGAAGGTGCAGGGAATATGCATGGATGGCTGGCACCTGCCTACGACAAAGGAAATGCACGACGTCGAGGACCAGGCCAGTGCGCTCTTGCCGAAAGTCGAAGTTGTGGACGAGGGCGAACCCGACCGCGTTTCCAACATGCTGAGGAGCGCTACCGCGTGGCCCTACGGCAGCGACATTTTCGGCTTTTCGCTGTTGCCGGGCGGCTACTACCTTTTTGATTCTGACGAATTCAAGAATGCCGGCGAGAAGGCGTTCTTCTGGTCGCTGGACTATGCCGAGGAATACGCCTGGATGTTCATCATGTACGATGACTATACTTCCTGGGCGACCGGGACGCATATCTCGGTTAACGAGAAGTACATGTACGCCATTTCCGTCCGCTGCGTGAAGGACTAG
- a CDS encoding CotH kinase family protein — MVACSDDSGTSPDIDSGADLPGGSSAVIGDDGQPIPGSSVSGGGDTPLSQGGLPIASSSSKKDDGSHEGPLPGEDPQMVPVDTPLTYAGNFPVIFSEVSPENANFKDNDGNDPGWLELYNTSDAPVSLKGVALSNDAKYPRRWVFGNATVPAKSHMVVFLSGKNYADYVAPSDSVDMLSMNCSSEASAGGFGAFPGMGDWGGGMNPGGGAFDFGGGAGAGGAGAGAGAGAATGSTDNVTNLPGKSALCYNEGGSNVVGAVMKVAQGGEYSRVVVNAASKPSSADQLVVRGFITKNHKIRLNFKEGSEMSGWSGKNLRGTGDSSAVYYVRLGDNARALNLSQVSATTFATETQGSETTTLMVTSYIARKRGHEPHTTFKAENSGTLFLVDENNSILDSVSYTALPTGASWSRDAAGKWGFATPSPYGNTAGEVFAVQAQSNAVNVPPSGFYSSAVSVSFPAGTRCEQGGTEPTMNSPVVQSLNISSTTVLRCRTFAEGSFPSEEFIRTYVFEQQPTLAAIFVTTDPLSMFSPDTGLYMTGNGASMMDPKKGANFWSNRELPVYVEMFEPGSPKTPAFGVMGDYKISGQYSRAKEKKSFAVTLREEYGNKRLKYPLFPDYPELKKFKAFSLRNFGNNSGDEYVRDRLGTSMTEGLDVDYQRGRYVVVYYNGKYYGIHDLRERNNEYYYETKYGYDPNDIDLLATTASGADEASAGSAADYKSMLSWLQSNTLASEANYKKIADQIDVDNFMNYMQAEMFLNNSDWPHNNMKKWRVASQKSKWRWFLYDTDFGFGVSYNQQRGNVFSYVTNVNGTGNGGGMMMPGMGGQQGGQQGCQDQQPTGSISDHTILMIRLLGNEGFKKAFINRFSVLLSMNFSAERLLKRIDELQSQVEPEIARDAQFWGYNTSSMSNNLETVKSYAQSRQQTIMSEMQSYFCLGSNVPVTLSVQGSGRILVHNLPIDTYPMQVSFFQDLPVTVTAEPTSGAVFSGWSDGVMEATRTFNPGQVNALTANFR, encoded by the coding sequence GTGGTGGCATGCTCAGATGATTCCGGAACAAGTCCGGATATAGATTCCGGTGCCGATTTGCCGGGAGGATCTTCGGCTGTTATTGGCGATGATGGCCAGCCGATACCAGGTTCCAGTGTTTCAGGTGGCGGGGATACTCCGCTTTCCCAGGGCGGTTTGCCGATTGCGTCCTCTTCTTCCAAGAAGGATGACGGTTCGCACGAGGGACCGCTCCCTGGCGAAGACCCGCAGATGGTCCCGGTCGATACTCCGCTCACTTACGCGGGTAACTTCCCGGTTATTTTCTCCGAAGTTTCGCCCGAGAATGCGAATTTCAAGGATAATGACGGCAATGATCCGGGCTGGCTCGAACTCTACAACACGAGTGACGCTCCGGTGAGCCTCAAGGGCGTGGCCCTCAGTAATGACGCGAAATATCCGCGCCGCTGGGTGTTCGGCAATGCGACGGTCCCTGCAAAGAGCCACATGGTGGTGTTCCTTTCGGGCAAGAACTACGCCGATTACGTTGCTCCGTCTGATTCTGTGGACATGCTCAGTATGAACTGCTCTTCCGAAGCGTCTGCGGGCGGGTTCGGCGCATTCCCCGGCATGGGTGATTGGGGCGGCGGCATGAATCCTGGCGGTGGCGCCTTTGACTTTGGCGGTGGCGCTGGAGCAGGTGGTGCCGGAGCAGGTGCCGGTGCTGGCGCTGCGACTGGTTCTACGGACAACGTGACGAATCTGCCTGGGAAATCCGCACTCTGCTATAACGAAGGTGGCAGTAATGTTGTGGGCGCCGTGATGAAGGTTGCCCAGGGAGGTGAATATTCCCGCGTGGTGGTCAATGCCGCCTCGAAGCCGAGCAGTGCTGACCAGCTCGTGGTACGCGGGTTCATCACCAAGAACCACAAGATTCGCCTGAACTTCAAGGAAGGCTCTGAAATGAGCGGCTGGAGCGGCAAGAACCTCCGCGGTACGGGCGATTCTAGTGCCGTCTATTATGTGCGTCTTGGCGACAATGCTAGAGCGCTCAATCTTTCGCAGGTTTCGGCGACTACGTTTGCTACAGAAACTCAGGGCAGCGAAACGACGACCCTCATGGTGACGTCGTATATCGCCCGCAAGCGCGGTCACGAACCGCACACGACCTTCAAGGCCGAAAATTCGGGAACTCTTTTCCTTGTAGACGAAAACAATTCCATCCTTGATTCCGTGAGCTATACTGCTCTCCCGACGGGGGCTTCCTGGTCCCGTGATGCTGCTGGCAAGTGGGGCTTTGCTACTCCTTCGCCTTATGGCAATACGGCGGGCGAGGTGTTTGCGGTGCAGGCACAGTCCAATGCTGTAAACGTTCCGCCTTCGGGGTTCTATTCTTCTGCAGTTTCAGTCTCGTTCCCGGCCGGAACGCGCTGCGAACAGGGCGGAACCGAACCTACGATGAATTCTCCCGTAGTGCAGTCCCTGAACATCTCTAGCACAACCGTGTTGCGCTGCCGCACCTTTGCCGAAGGGAGTTTCCCGAGCGAAGAGTTTATCCGTACCTACGTGTTTGAACAGCAGCCGACCCTTGCTGCCATCTTCGTGACTACCGACCCGCTTTCGATGTTCAGCCCCGATACGGGCTTGTACATGACGGGTAACGGAGCCTCCATGATGGACCCGAAGAAGGGTGCAAACTTCTGGAGTAACCGTGAACTCCCTGTTTATGTGGAAATGTTTGAACCCGGTTCCCCGAAGACCCCTGCGTTTGGTGTGATGGGCGACTACAAGATTTCGGGCCAGTACAGCCGCGCGAAGGAGAAAAAGTCGTTCGCCGTGACACTGCGTGAGGAATACGGCAACAAGCGTCTCAAGTACCCGCTGTTCCCGGATTACCCGGAACTCAAGAAATTTAAGGCGTTCTCGCTCAGGAACTTCGGTAACAACAGCGGCGACGAGTACGTGCGCGACCGCCTGGGAACCTCGATGACGGAAGGCCTTGACGTAGATTACCAGCGAGGACGTTATGTCGTGGTGTACTACAACGGCAAGTATTATGGCATCCACGACTTGCGCGAACGCAACAACGAGTACTATTACGAAACCAAGTATGGTTACGATCCCAACGACATCGATCTCCTTGCTACGACAGCTAGTGGAGCTGACGAGGCCTCTGCCGGTTCCGCTGCCGATTACAAGTCGATGCTTAGCTGGCTCCAGAGCAATACTCTCGCTAGTGAAGCAAACTACAAGAAGATTGCCGACCAGATAGATGTCGACAACTTCATGAACTACATGCAAGCCGAAATGTTCTTGAACAATAGCGACTGGCCGCACAACAATATGAAGAAGTGGCGTGTCGCCAGCCAGAAGAGCAAGTGGAGGTGGTTCCTGTACGATACCGACTTCGGTTTTGGCGTGAGTTACAACCAGCAGCGCGGCAATGTGTTCAGCTACGTGACCAATGTCAACGGCACCGGTAACGGTGGTGGCATGATGATGCCGGGCATGGGTGGCCAGCAAGGTGGCCAGCAGGGTTGTCAGGATCAGCAGCCGACGGGCTCTATCTCGGACCACACGATTCTCATGATTCGCCTGCTCGGCAACGAAGGCTTCAAGAAGGCGTTCATCAACCGCTTTAGCGTCCTGCTATCCATGAACTTCTCAGCCGAGCGGCTCCTGAAGCGTATTGATGAATTGCAGTCGCAGGTGGAACCCGAAATTGCCCGCGATGCGCAGTTCTGGGGCTACAACACGTCTTCGATGTCGAACAACCTTGAAACGGTAAAGAGCTATGCGCAGAGCCGCCAGCAGACGATTATGAGCGAAATGCAGTCGTACTTCTGCCTAGGTTCGAACGTTCCTGTTACTTTGTCAGTGCAGGGCTCGGGCCGTATTCTAGTGCACAACCTGCCGATTGACACGTACCCGATGCAGGTCTCGTTCTTCCAGGATTTGCCCGTGACGGTGACTGCCGAACCCACTTCGGGTGCCGTATTCTCCGGCTGGAGCGATGGTGTGATGGAAGCGACCCGCACCTTCAATCCGGGCCAAGTCAATGCCCTTACGGCGAATTTCCGTTAG
- a CDS encoding glycoside hydrolase family 18 protein produces MKASFLSFLTLAGFCAAWAAPLFIGYYPDWGKWHKPAYTVDKVPYEKLTHVLWSFITPNTDGSLKGDAADDPTALDEMVSLAHAVGTKVIVSLGGGGQSENFVPVASNDALRQKFITNLVQFLADHNLDGLDMDWEWEYNPVPDADTIAYNKLLTELRAALPEGKTLSAALPCSQYYGKYFTPEVLVKNLDWLGFMTYDITGDWDEKAMFDSPLYPHEGYTTWSWEQTRDYWKNRGVPTEKMVFGIPSFGFEFKGATGPGTDFTKGTAKQVPYKDIVANTEWEYFFDSVSVEPYGVSSTGYVTFEDPHSSAVKSRWVKDNGYAGIMVWEVSHDYIEGVGNPILDSIAVVLRDGSTDAIPYARKVRTTSQPRAQGVTDKQVDALGKSVKGKPKFIRVFEP; encoded by the coding sequence ATGAAGGCCTCTTTTCTCTCTTTTTTGACACTCGCGGGCTTTTGCGCCGCATGGGCAGCCCCCCTGTTTATCGGCTATTATCCCGACTGGGGAAAATGGCACAAACCCGCCTACACGGTAGACAAAGTCCCGTACGAAAAGTTGACGCACGTACTGTGGAGTTTCATTACGCCGAACACCGACGGTTCGCTCAAGGGCGATGCCGCAGACGACCCGACTGCACTCGATGAAATGGTCTCGCTCGCGCACGCCGTAGGCACCAAGGTCATCGTCTCGCTCGGCGGTGGCGGACAGAGCGAAAACTTCGTGCCCGTCGCATCGAACGACGCGCTCCGCCAAAAGTTTATCACGAACCTCGTGCAGTTCCTCGCCGACCACAACCTGGACGGCCTTGACATGGACTGGGAATGGGAATACAATCCCGTACCCGACGCAGACACCATCGCCTACAACAAGCTGCTCACCGAGCTCCGCGCAGCGCTCCCCGAAGGCAAGACTCTTTCGGCAGCACTCCCCTGCTCGCAGTATTACGGCAAATACTTCACGCCCGAAGTCCTCGTGAAAAACCTCGACTGGCTCGGGTTCATGACCTACGACATCACCGGCGACTGGGACGAAAAGGCCATGTTCGATTCGCCGCTCTACCCGCACGAAGGCTACACCACCTGGTCGTGGGAACAGACCCGCGACTACTGGAAAAATCGCGGAGTCCCCACCGAAAAGATGGTCTTCGGCATTCCCTCCTTCGGGTTTGAATTCAAGGGCGCCACGGGCCCCGGCACCGATTTTACCAAGGGCACGGCAAAGCAGGTCCCGTACAAGGACATTGTCGCGAACACCGAATGGGAATACTTTTTCGACAGCGTCTCCGTGGAACCTTACGGCGTATCTTCGACCGGCTACGTGACCTTCGAAGATCCGCATTCCTCTGCCGTCAAGAGCCGCTGGGTCAAGGACAACGGCTACGCAGGCATCATGGTCTGGGAAGTCTCGCACGACTACATCGAAGGGGTCGGAAACCCGATCCTCGACAGCATCGCGGTAGTTTTGCGCGATGGTTCCACCGACGCAATTCCATACGCCCGCAAGGTCCGCACCACATCGCAGCCCCGGGCGCAAGGCGTTACAGACAAGCAGGTGGACGCCCTCGGGAAGAGCGTGAAGGGCAAGCCGAAATTTATCCGTGTTTTCGAGCCGTAA
- a CDS encoding YhcG family protein, giving the protein MNKRVSPIGKADGTTFENLAERVKNVHNATSSVAKGAVNQLLTIRNWAIGCYIVEYEQEGCDRAKYGARLLQNLADKLSIKGLDRQLLNACRMFYVKYPQICETASHKLRGIDFFPGKMAFIEKKLGGSICETVSRKFETPPELLVTRLSFSHIKEIMPIEDPVERFFYELECIKGTWSVRELHRQIDTKLYFRSGISKKPELLLQRVEKGGADAVLSVKDAYTLDFLDLDAKDAFSETELEQAIMDHLQEFLLEMGKGFCFEARQKRIIIDDEYNFIDLVLYNRLLHCNVIVELKVGKFRIEHAAQLNAYISYFKDCEMVDGDNPPIGILLCTEKGPKMVQYVLNGMDEKLFVSTYKLQLPDKQQLENFLIKEVKEMGL; this is encoded by the coding sequence ATGAATAAGCGTGTGTCGCCTATCGGCAAGGCTGACGGAACAACTTTTGAAAACCTTGCAGAACGAGTAAAAAACGTCCATAACGCGACTAGTTCTGTAGCCAAGGGTGCTGTAAACCAGCTGCTGACAATACGAAATTGGGCCATCGGCTGCTATATAGTCGAATATGAGCAAGAGGGGTGCGACCGAGCCAAGTACGGGGCTCGCCTATTGCAGAATTTGGCGGATAAGTTGTCCATCAAGGGACTCGACCGACAGTTGCTGAATGCATGCAGGATGTTTTACGTGAAATATCCACAGATTTGTGAGACTGCGTCTCACAAATTGCGGGGAATAGACTTTTTCCCCGGAAAAATGGCTTTTATTGAGAAAAAACTCGGTGGCTCAATTTGCGAGACAGTGTCTCGCAAATTCGAAACGCCGCCAGAACTGCTTGTAACACGACTTTCTTTCTCGCACATTAAAGAAATAATGCCTATCGAAGATCCTGTTGAGCGATTCTTCTATGAACTTGAATGTATCAAGGGCACATGGAGCGTGAGGGAACTCCATCGGCAAATCGACACGAAGCTCTATTTCAGGAGCGGGATTAGCAAAAAGCCGGAACTGCTACTGCAAAGGGTGGAAAAGGGCGGTGCTGATGCAGTTCTGTCGGTTAAGGATGCGTATACTCTCGACTTTTTAGACCTTGATGCCAAGGATGCTTTTTCCGAAACAGAATTGGAGCAAGCAATCATGGATCATTTGCAGGAGTTCCTGTTGGAGATGGGCAAAGGGTTCTGCTTTGAGGCTCGGCAGAAACGCATCATCATAGACGACGAGTATAATTTTATCGATTTGGTGCTTTACAACCGTTTGCTGCACTGCAATGTGATTGTGGAGTTGAAGGTCGGTAAGTTCCGCATCGAACATGCGGCTCAATTGAATGCCTACATCTCATATTTCAAGGATTGCGAGATGGTGGACGGGGATAATCCCCCGATCGGGATTTTGCTCTGTACGGAAAAAGGGCCGAAAATGGTCCAGTACGTGTTAAATGGCATGGACGAGAAGCTGTTTGTTTCGACATACAAACTTCAACTTCCCGACAAGCAACAGTTAGAAAACTTCTTGATTAAGGAAGTGAAGGAGATGGGATTGTAA
- a CDS encoding tetratricopeptide repeat protein gives MAKIEVIQTVDTSNFKAANAEELKKQIVHYFAEKGCPPTVEIISDNTVKITFDTDSLEYAEKNFQKASLACSEGRFNAAMDLLHKAIKACPGFSEAHRLLGQVFYQQGEIEKGMNEVLEALLIDPKNMWALILMGNILANGKNNAEAADGYYKKVLEYYPDNAIALNNVAGTLIKKKDYDGAIRYMKRALELDNTYTNSYYGIALAYYQKDDLDNAFEYASQGALKGVNRAEDPGVRQELLKLLLTIARDIAQSTDYESKVFEFAHSLETKFDVAIKFERDDEQDTLAHLEFADFHHRKDHVVKYKKDGNYCHYMLHELTHLEMMLSAQRNGKLQTIGFTQKNFDAFLQDYKRHFDEVKKKIGAVQSEKLAKHLFQGLSLQVMNAPLDLFVEQNIYQKTVFRPLQLTSLFAMESSNIDAVRQTANVAEFPQIIKDTNKLLNMLQSLLLRKLYGLDFVNQYKPSQNMLNRAKEFFKVFEDTLATFNAGDEYTVFEKVATALGLVKYFTLSGVEKSEIKTETDRKQDQFNETHNPANADPMIAVMMSSYMVGALEYFEGLLPEDIEKIAFECAMVGQNGISPAQKSGYKLNNVPEKDFSGYELLAYYYASWAISHPEMLDKLQLPFADAYNMAKQMFDSRRGEK, from the coding sequence ATGGCAAAAATCGAAGTCATACAGACTGTTGACACATCAAATTTCAAGGCAGCCAATGCCGAAGAGCTGAAAAAGCAGATTGTACACTATTTTGCCGAAAAAGGATGTCCACCGACTGTTGAAATCATTTCCGACAATACAGTCAAAATCACTTTTGACACAGATAGCCTTGAATACGCTGAAAAGAATTTTCAGAAAGCGTCTTTAGCTTGCAGTGAGGGACGTTTCAATGCGGCAATGGATTTGCTGCATAAAGCAATCAAGGCCTGCCCTGGGTTTTCTGAAGCTCATCGCCTTCTAGGACAAGTTTTCTACCAGCAAGGTGAAATAGAGAAGGGCATGAACGAAGTCCTTGAGGCGCTTCTCATCGACCCCAAAAATATGTGGGCACTCATCCTGATGGGCAACATCCTCGCCAACGGCAAGAATAATGCCGAAGCCGCAGACGGATATTACAAGAAAGTTTTGGAATACTATCCCGATAATGCAATTGCTCTCAACAATGTGGCCGGGACACTGATCAAGAAAAAAGATTACGACGGGGCAATTCGCTACATGAAGCGAGCCCTTGAATTGGATAATACCTACACGAACAGCTATTACGGAATTGCTTTGGCATACTATCAAAAGGACGATTTGGACAACGCTTTTGAATATGCGAGTCAAGGTGCGCTGAAGGGAGTCAATCGCGCAGAAGATCCTGGCGTTCGTCAAGAACTTTTGAAACTGCTGCTGACCATTGCAAGAGATATTGCTCAATCTACAGATTACGAATCCAAGGTTTTCGAATTTGCGCACAGCCTTGAAACCAAGTTTGATGTAGCAATCAAATTCGAGCGCGATGACGAGCAGGATACTTTAGCACATTTGGAATTCGCAGATTTCCATCATCGCAAGGATCACGTTGTCAAATACAAGAAAGATGGCAACTATTGCCACTACATGCTGCATGAATTGACTCACCTTGAAATGATGTTATCCGCCCAAAGGAATGGCAAACTCCAGACCATCGGATTTACACAGAAAAATTTTGATGCTTTCTTGCAAGACTATAAACGCCATTTCGATGAAGTCAAGAAAAAAATAGGTGCAGTCCAATCGGAAAAATTGGCGAAGCACTTATTCCAAGGATTGTCATTACAGGTAATGAACGCTCCGTTAGATTTGTTCGTAGAACAGAATATCTATCAGAAGACGGTATTCAGGCCACTTCAATTGACATCGTTATTTGCAATGGAATCAAGCAACATCGATGCCGTGCGACAGACCGCGAATGTTGCTGAATTTCCGCAAATTATCAAGGACACGAATAAACTGTTAAACATGCTTCAATCCTTGCTTTTACGCAAGCTCTATGGATTGGATTTTGTCAATCAGTACAAGCCCTCGCAAAACATGCTGAACAGAGCAAAAGAGTTTTTCAAGGTATTTGAAGATACTCTTGCCACGTTCAATGCCGGCGACGAATACACAGTCTTTGAAAAGGTTGCTACAGCACTTGGCCTAGTAAAGTATTTCACGCTTTCCGGCGTAGAAAAGAGCGAAATCAAAACAGAGACCGACAGAAAGCAGGACCAGTTCAACGAAACGCACAATCCTGCAAATGCAGATCCGATGATTGCCGTCATGATGTCCTCCTATATGGTCGGGGCTTTGGAATACTTTGAAGGACTATTGCCAGAAGACATCGAGAAGATTGCCTTTGAATGCGCCATGGTTGGACAGAACGGAATCAGCCCGGCACAAAAGAGCGGATACAAACTGAACAACGTTCCTGAAAAAGACTTTAGCGGCTATGAACTGCTCGCTTATTACTATGCAAGCTGGGCAATTTCACATCCAGAAATGCTTGACAAGTTGCAATTGCCGTTTGCGGATGCCTACAACATGGCAAAACAGATGTTTGATTCCAGACGAGGTGAAAAATGA